DNA sequence from the Hippopotamus amphibius kiboko isolate mHipAmp2 chromosome 1, mHipAmp2.hap2, whole genome shotgun sequence genome:
ACCAGGAATAGGACAATTAATTACATACCCTATGAAACTGGATATCAGGCTCTAAAAAGGACACAGCACCACTTCTGTGGGATCCCTACACAAAGGCATAATGACATCTAGTCAAGAAGAAACATCAGATAAATCTGACTTGAGGGGCACTCTACAAAAACCAGTGGCTCTTAAAACATATCAGCtcataaaagacaaggaaaagttGAAGGGCTGTCACAAAGAGGAGGCAAAAGAAACGTGGCAGCTAAATGCCAAGTTGGATCTTGGATTGGATTctgaacaaataaaatttgtttagCTATGAAGGACATTAGTAGCAAAAGTGGCAAATTTGAACAAATCTTGTAGGTAGTGAGGCATTAGGGGGACCATGGtttgaggacagagtgtgagaAAGATGATGTAGGAATAAAAAATCAGTCCAGACAAGAAGGAATGcagatttccagttttattgtatCACATCAGGCTGGGTTAGGGCAAAAAGAGAAGCTGCAGAGGGACACAGGGTCTGTGCTTTGGGGTTCCCAGGGCCGCCACACATATGGGAAAGGAGGTCAATATGTGGGTTTGGGGAGAGGTTTGAGGCTCCTGGACCCCAGGGCACAGGCATCCTCTGCACCAGAGCTCAGAGGCCTCCCCCAGACCTCCCAGCACAggggcaggcccagcagggggaGCAGCAGGGGGAGGACGTGTGTGTCCATTTGCTGCCCCAGGTCAGCGCTTCTTGCCTCAGGGCCCAGGTCAGCAGCAGCCCCCCGAGGGCTGGCTGCAGCAGTCAGGGCTGTGGTGTCTGCGGCGGTGGGACCTGCGGCGCCTGTGGTGGCTCAggcagcagcccccagccccagagctGCAGCAGTCCCCACAGCTGGGGTCacagcagggaggggctggggggcactTGGGACACTTGGGGGGGCATTTCTGGACAGGGCACTTGGGGGGGCACTTGGGGGAGCACTGGCACTGCTGCTGGTTCTGCTGGCAGGACATcttggtgggtgggcttcaggaGCTGCGGGAGAATCAAACAGCAGGTCAGACCCagcacacacaggcctccctgccccttcctggccTTTCAGCATCCTTCCAGCCCCTTTAGTTTGACAAACTGTTTCATGTAGTCCTAGATAATTAAACACTGAAAGTTTCATTATTTCCACTAGTTGCTCAAATGCTctcctttttataatttgttcTTATGAAGTGTTACCAACTGCTTTCTTGTTAAAAATCTGAgaccaaaagagaagaaaacattctCGAAACAAACATCTAGTATGTAGTAGATCTACTGTAATTATACCATAAGCATCATGGAAACAATCTAGGAAGCAGTTTAGAAAGAAGTCATTTTAGGGAAAATGGTCATTCCCTCTTGGAGAATTTCCTAGGTATTCTTGTCCTGTAGGGACAAAAAAATTCACACTTGCAGTGGATGTTGGAGATGGCCTGGGGGAACTAGGTATTTATTTAAGCAAGCTGGGACTTGCACCCAGGCTCCTGAGCTGGTCCAGTGCTCTGGTGTTCTCCTCAGACACTCACTGTAAACGAATACCTCAGCACCAAGATTTGGGGTGTGTCTCTTCACCTCTGCAGACCCACAAATCTGAGAGCTTAAAACAGGTCAGTCAGCTCTGATTTCCTCTCCACTGTCTGAGCACCACTGTCCCCACCTCTGCCGTTTTGGGAGGGACAGTTATGTTTTCAAAGatacacttccctctttgaaCACAGCTACATGTTATTATGAAGGTCAATGTTGCAAATCCTTCAGATCATTGACCAAACgagacaccaactgggtgtctcTAGAGCACCCAGTCACAATTCCACAACCCCTCCCCTCCAcgttcccagcctccccatctaTCCCCTCTTCCTCAGTCTTCCTGAGACTTGTTCTTTTGCTAATAAGGACGAGTCTCATCCTTtgctcaccctcccctccccaactgtcactaacagacacacacacacacattctcacccATGCATGTACTCTGCAAAGGCCCTCCTGCCCTGCTCAGAGCATCCCTCTGTGGAAAGCCCTGCTCATGTTCCCAGCACTCACCGGTGCACACGCAGCACAGGGTCTGTCAGCACCTCAGGAGAGGAGTGGATGCAGGTGCTCTAGCCCCAAGTCCCTTTTATCCTGGCCTTGGGCTCTGCCCTCAGGTGTGAGACAGGGCCTGGGAATGAGAGAACTGCATCCTGTCATCCACATGGCTCCTGTGACCTGTGACAGGTGATGACTGgcagctcctccctgcctccctccatgaGGCTCACAGCAGCTACTCACACCTAGGAATACGACTGCTTAGAAATGGTGACAGGGAAGAACAATCCCTACCTAGAATCCTTTCCCACCTCACTCTACCTGGAAGATACCTGCCTTGCTTAACTTTAGGTGTTGAATTTCCAACCTCTCTCTTCGTGCCTCCCAAATCTTAATTCAAGTGTTCTGAGAAATCTGGTTTAAACCAAATTTCACAGAATCCTCCAACTTATATGtgagtcagtgtgtgtgtgtgtgtgtgtgcgtgtgtgtgtgtgtttacccgCTCGCCTGCAGGAGCATGAATTTGGGTGTGTTTGCATACGTATATGTACTATAGCAATGAAGAACCTCATGTAAAGAGACagacatgggacttcctaggtggcacagtggttaagattccacttgccaatgcaggggacacgggttcaagccctgttcctggaagatcccacatgccgtggagcaaccaagcccttgcgccacaactattgagcctgcgctctagagcccatgagccactactattgagcccatatgccacaacttctgaagcccgtgtgcctagagcccatgctccacagcaagagaagccactgcaatgaggaatctgtgcaccacagtgaagaggagcccctgctcaccgcaactagagaaaatctgtgtgcagcaacgaggacccaacacagccaataaataaagtaaataaataaattgagacaaaaaaccaaaactattttCAATGGTGTCAAGAGGGTCAACAGAATCATCGAAGGAAAATGTCTGCAAAAGATCCTATAATGATGTAGTGAACTCTCACAAATAAACTATCTActtattgaaaattaaaagtaagtATATTTTTAGATAACAGCTATTTTCTAGAATATGTAcatctaacttttaaaatgacttttttttcgaCTGAGGTCTTCTGTACATTTCATAAAACAATATCCCTGTTGAGGAGCTAGAGAGTAAAAATCTGCATTGCCTTGCACAGTAGAATAAGAAATTGTTTTCCAAGGATCTTACGCATGGGAAAAGGGTGAGACCGTGGACTGGAAAGCATGCAGGAGAAGATATAGTCAAAGAGTTCAAGCCTGGAGCATATGTGGGGGAAATAGCCCCTGGGTGTAGGAGGCAGGAGGACTGGACAGAACAGGAGGGGTTGGGGTTCAGCAGGAATCCTCAGTGTTACTACTTTGCTCCTACAAAAACACAAGTGTTCCTTCAAGGGtttttgtatttgaatatttttacaagATTAAGATAAGGACTAATGTAAGTTTGGTAGGTAGCAAGTGCTCCTTCAAAGTCTGAAAGtcaacattatatatatgtaaaaaaactaaacaaatgaatCAGATGAAGGAAAATTAGAGCTAGGAACAATTATGGGAAGAAAGCCCTCTTTCCACAAATGTCCAAAATAATTTTACGGAATAGAATAAGATATTGATTGACTCAGTAATATCTATAGCTAGGTCGTAACGGGCAAGGATAACCATTATCTGGTGAACTGTATACATGTGCACACAAATGTGGGGTTTTTAGAttgattatatttaaaagattgtgtgtataaatacatacagacatagacagagatagagatggaGGTAtagatacagacacagatgtagatatagatgcaGAATCCACCGTGTCTATTACTCTCAGCATCAGATATCTCAAGGTGCACCATCTTCCCTGATGTTTTACTGCCTTCCATCTGTTGTGATTTCTCCTCGACTCCAAACCACACTGGGATACAAGCATGTTCTCTCTCCACCATCTCACACTCTAGGAATCATTACCCTGTCCTTAAAGGATGCTTCATccagggctccagagtgtgtttGGGATCAAGGTCAGCATTTTTTCCTGATGTGCAAGGCTCTCTGCAATATGATTTTGTACAACCACTCCAATTTCTGCTTTGTTTCCCAAGAATTACTGGCATGTTGGCTGTACTGTAAATAGTCTCTCCCTACTCTACTCCTATGCTTTATTTCATGACATTTTCCTTTCTGAGACAAGTTCAAGTCCCAGATACTCCATATCCTTTATATGACATATcttacaaatgaaattttaatagacCCTCTGACAACACAACCTGTGTCTTATATTTCTGATTCCCCTTCAGCAACTAGTACAAGTTTATACACACATGGGTggttaatggatttttaaaaatcctctcgTTAGCATTAGCACTGACTTTGCAGTTTACAAATAGCTCTTCCCTGTGACAGGTCATTTTCATAAGAGATCACGCTCTAAGACACGAACAGTGAGCTGTGATGGCCACGTCACCCTAGAGAGATCTACCCCTGTCTCACCTGGGTCTGACATTGGCTCAGGTTGTGCCAATGAGCTTAGTTATGGGGAAGTGGCCAGGATATCCATGCTTGGCTCACACAGGAGCCCAGCTCCTGATTCCTAGAATGATGGGGTGAAGGGGTCACCAGTCCACACTTCTGCTTCGAGGCAGGGCAGAGCCCACGTATCAATCTGCTTGGACTTATGTGATGAGTCAGAGTCATGATTACAGCCATATCACTTGAACTGACCCTTTGGCTTTGGATATTAGCTATCAATGGCTTTGACTTCATTCTATAAACATTTTGACGACCAAAGGCTTTCTAGGTTACCTCTTCATCCACGGGTTCTGTCTCTcacattttcattctttcatcttctcagggagctggaagaggcacTGCTGAGGTTTCATGTGAAGTAATTCAGactgtttaatttttctctgtgccTTCCCACTTTCCTCCCTTCTGAGCTACAAATTAGCACAttaaattttaggtttttttcccattcttgcaAAACTTTCTTTTAAACTACAAATGATGAACAATACtctaaaggaaatagaaaatgtagATGATTGGTACTTAATTATTAGGTGAGGGCACAAATTATTAAGAATGGCACAAATCCcataatatgtaaagaaaaaattgataaattatatagaaatttaatttcatgTGGCAAAGAATACCCCACATAAAGCAAAAAGGCAAGTAATCAACTAGAGAAAAATACAACACACGTGTCAAGTAAGGAATTAATATctctaatataaaaaatatcttaaaaattaggaagaaaatacaaaaaatctaATAGACCAAGGAAAGAGGCAGCCATTCTTATTCACATGTGGGCACGCACATAGAGGCAAATAAATTTGATGAGATGTTTGTCCGAGGACAGAGGGAACAAAAAGTGCCCACTCAACTGAGAAGGTATCTTgagactgaaaaacaaagcagACAACTCCATAAAATACAAATACGAAGTTCACTGTGGTTAACCTACATTCCGAGTAGGATCGGGCCCAGTGATCCCGGGCCATGAGCAGCTGCACTCGGCACCACTGAGGGGCCATTAGGACAGATTTATACTTAACCTAGGGTATGGGGTATGTACTTAGAGACAGGGAGTACATTCCTAAATCAAGACCTTACCTGATTTATGATGGGTAACTAGTCCCATGGGTACCAGGTACGTGTCAGCAAAGGTCTTTCTCATTGTTTAGAGACTGACAGAGCATAGAGGCCACTTGACTCTAATAATCATTAGACAATATCTATTAATTGCACAGCCCTTGACAACAGAGAAGAGAATTTCCACACAGTACGGCCCTGGTAGGGTCAATGGGATGACAGGAAGAACTGGATGGGCTCAAGATGGTATCAGTTATGCTAGAAGCCATACAATGTTcaaaattactaatattttaaaaactgccccAAAAATGAGCAAATCTCTTGTATTTGGATGTGTCATTTATCaagttaatttctctctttcaaaataacaatttttgtAATGGCTAATAAAAGTTGGAATGGGAGAATCTGGGGTAATAAACATTCAAATTTGGGGGTGGCAATAGAAAATGGCATAATTATTCTGGATGACAATTTAGTACTTAGTAGTGTGTAATcagttcaaaattaaaatgaacatagCTTTCCACACCATAATTTTTCCTAGGAACTTAGCctaagaaaataaaggtaaagtATAGGAGAAATGCTTTCACAAGAATCTTCATTGCACTA
Encoded proteins:
- the LOC130846008 gene encoding late cornified envelope protein 1A-like, with translation MSCQQNQQQCQCSPKCPPKCPVQKCPPKCPKCPPAPPCCDPSCGDCCSSGAGGCCLSHHRRRRSHRRRHHSPDCCSQPSGGCC